Proteins co-encoded in one Arthrobacter sp. ERGS1:01 genomic window:
- a CDS encoding DUF5998 family protein, whose amino-acid sequence MNSFGAGAPANTKGRDLESALQRAGFYPRLVADVVNDALDGQECLAHLVHLETHFDRTEVHRHITVLVLTEDMLVITHVDDQQLDDAGEQVVAQVSTESVPVSQIRSVVLSYTYAQPQDYKPSDPARELTVSIAWSGGQRVDMGPAACGDPNCDADHGYTGTIVQEDLALRISAEAEGLQAVADAKAFARALRAVNTATGAPVHAGTPAPGPKFPVLGQRLGRSHYRR is encoded by the coding sequence ATGAACAGCTTCGGAGCCGGCGCCCCGGCCAACACCAAGGGCCGCGACCTGGAATCTGCACTTCAACGCGCCGGCTTCTACCCGCGGCTCGTGGCGGACGTGGTCAATGACGCCCTGGACGGACAGGAGTGCCTGGCCCATCTGGTGCACCTGGAAACCCACTTCGACAGGACCGAGGTGCACCGCCACATCACCGTCCTGGTGCTGACCGAGGACATGCTGGTCATCACCCACGTGGACGACCAGCAGCTCGACGACGCCGGCGAGCAGGTGGTGGCCCAGGTCTCCACCGAGTCGGTGCCGGTCAGCCAGATCCGCTCCGTGGTGCTCAGTTACACCTACGCCCAGCCGCAGGACTACAAGCCCTCCGACCCGGCCCGTGAACTGACTGTCTCGATCGCCTGGTCCGGCGGGCAGCGCGTCGACATGGGGCCGGCTGCCTGCGGGGACCCCAACTGCGACGCCGACCACGGCTACACCGGCACCATTGTCCAGGAGGACCTCGCCCTGCGGATCAGCGCCGAGGCCGAGGGCCTGCAGGCCGTGGCTGACGCCAAGGCCTTTGCCCGGGCACTGCGGGCCGTCAACACGGCCACGGGCGCCCCCGTCCACGCCGGCACGCCGGCGCCGGGGCCCAAGTTCCCCGTCCTGGGCCAGCGCCTGGGCCGATCCCACTACCGGCGCTGA
- a CDS encoding bifunctional acetate--CoA ligase family protein/GNAT family N-acetyltransferase translates to MVKPGDVPEYPAHWEADVVLRDGGTGHLRPMTAADADAVQAFHMAQSQNSIYLRFFTYKSKLTAKELRRFTELDYRDRVALVITRGAEIIGIGRYDRLDDPTEAEVAFNVSDANQGRGLGSILLEHLAAAARENGIDKFTAEVLPENRKMLQVFSDAGYEVHRHFEDGVVSLEFQIDPTEKSRAVMESREHRAEARSVAGLLAPASVAVIGASRAWGSVGQQLLEHIVEGRFTGAVHAVNHDALEVSGMMPHARIAEVPGPVDLAVIAVPYDQVPAVVDQCGAAGVKGIVVVTAGFADDGARGLARQRALVRQARANGMRLVGPASLGLANTDPAVSLNASMAPGLPLRGGLGIFSQSAALGVSLYASMSRREIGLSTVLSAGNRADVSGNDLMQFWEDDPHTTVCGLYLESIGNPRKFSRISRRLARSKPVIVAKSDTMGLRLPPGHAVRTTQAPAGALDAMLRQSGVIRVNTIEELADVAQIVVGQPLPRGPRLAVVGNSLALGTVVADSAEQLGLTVTSMDNALALDTGQSRALPLLAHTLGEALARDDVDSAIVTLLPVTGLTIDAIAGTLRACSETAGKPVIAVFTGIVDAGIQVNRQLDGGLPSYSSPGTAIAALAAVTRYAHWLTLEKPSFDRPAGVDTDAVTALLEQWLEGIEGDGLLSLDAGRTRELLGHYGIEVLESVPFHSDDEAVAAAERLGWPVAIKTLDPALRHRLDLGGVRINIENAPSLRRNIGQMRKLLEQYGHVELEVQSMAEVGQSCTLRAIEDPLLGPVVSFGLSGDAVNLLDDWAHRVPPLSVGDTAELVRSPRAAVKLFGYGGLPAGNVAALEDLVARVGLMKDEHPEIAWVEFNPILVGPSRVTVLAVELRIGNPARRTDSARRALVS, encoded by the coding sequence ATGGTGAAGCCAGGGGACGTGCCCGAATATCCGGCGCATTGGGAGGCCGATGTCGTGCTGCGCGACGGCGGAACGGGCCATTTGCGGCCCATGACGGCCGCGGACGCCGACGCCGTGCAGGCCTTCCACATGGCCCAGTCGCAAAATTCCATCTACCTGCGCTTCTTCACCTACAAGTCCAAGCTGACCGCCAAGGAGCTGCGCCGCTTCACCGAACTGGACTATCGGGACCGGGTGGCGCTGGTCATCACCCGTGGTGCGGAGATCATCGGCATTGGCCGCTACGACCGCCTCGATGATCCCACCGAGGCGGAGGTGGCGTTCAACGTCTCCGACGCCAACCAGGGCCGCGGGCTTGGCTCCATCCTGCTCGAGCACCTGGCCGCGGCCGCCCGGGAGAACGGCATCGACAAGTTCACCGCCGAGGTCCTGCCGGAAAACCGCAAGATGCTCCAGGTCTTCTCCGACGCCGGCTACGAGGTGCACCGGCACTTCGAGGACGGCGTCGTGTCCCTGGAGTTCCAGATCGACCCGACGGAAAAATCCCGGGCGGTCATGGAATCCCGGGAACACCGCGCCGAGGCGCGCAGCGTGGCCGGTCTCCTGGCCCCGGCATCGGTGGCCGTCATCGGCGCCAGCCGGGCCTGGGGGAGCGTGGGCCAGCAGCTCCTGGAGCACATTGTGGAGGGGCGGTTCACCGGCGCCGTGCACGCGGTCAACCACGACGCCCTGGAGGTGTCGGGCATGATGCCGCACGCCAGGATCGCCGAGGTCCCCGGACCCGTGGACCTGGCCGTGATCGCCGTCCCCTACGACCAAGTGCCCGCCGTCGTGGACCAGTGCGGGGCCGCAGGGGTGAAGGGCATCGTGGTGGTCACCGCCGGATTCGCCGACGACGGCGCTCGCGGGCTGGCCCGCCAGCGCGCCCTGGTGCGCCAGGCCCGGGCCAACGGCATGCGCCTGGTGGGACCGGCCTCTCTGGGCCTGGCCAACACGGATCCCGCCGTGTCACTGAACGCCTCCATGGCGCCCGGCCTGCCCCTGCGGGGAGGGCTGGGCATCTTCAGCCAGTCGGCCGCCCTGGGGGTGTCCCTCTACGCGTCCATGAGCCGGCGCGAGATCGGCCTGTCCACGGTGCTGTCCGCCGGGAACCGAGCCGACGTTTCCGGCAACGACCTCATGCAGTTCTGGGAGGACGACCCCCACACCACCGTATGCGGACTGTACCTGGAATCCATCGGCAACCCGCGCAAGTTCTCCCGGATCTCCCGGCGGCTGGCCCGCAGCAAACCCGTCATCGTCGCCAAGTCCGACACCATGGGGCTGCGACTGCCCCCGGGGCACGCAGTACGCACCACCCAGGCACCGGCCGGCGCGCTTGACGCCATGCTGCGCCAATCCGGCGTCATCCGCGTCAACACGATCGAGGAGCTGGCCGACGTCGCACAGATCGTGGTCGGCCAGCCGCTGCCACGGGGGCCCAGGCTCGCCGTCGTGGGCAACTCCCTGGCCCTTGGCACCGTGGTCGCCGACTCCGCCGAACAACTCGGCCTCACGGTCACCAGCATGGACAACGCCCTGGCGCTGGACACCGGCCAGTCACGGGCCCTGCCGTTGTTGGCCCACACCCTGGGGGAGGCCCTGGCCCGCGACGACGTCGATTCCGCCATCGTGACCCTGCTGCCCGTCACCGGGCTCACCATCGACGCGATCGCCGGTACGCTCAGGGCCTGCTCGGAGACGGCGGGCAAACCCGTCATCGCCGTCTTCACCGGCATCGTGGACGCCGGCATCCAGGTCAACCGCCAGCTCGACGGCGGCCTGCCGTCCTATTCGAGCCCCGGCACCGCCATCGCGGCGCTCGCAGCCGTGACGCGCTACGCCCACTGGCTCACGCTGGAAAAGCCAAGCTTCGACCGCCCCGCCGGCGTGGACACCGACGCCGTGACAGCCCTCTTGGAGCAATGGCTGGAGGGCATCGAGGGGGATGGGCTGCTGAGCCTGGATGCGGGCCGCACCCGGGAGCTGTTGGGCCACTACGGGATCGAGGTGCTCGAATCCGTGCCGTTCCACAGCGACGACGAGGCCGTGGCGGCCGCCGAACGGCTCGGCTGGCCGGTGGCCATCAAGACCCTTGACCCGGCGTTGCGGCACCGGCTGGACCTGGGCGGGGTGCGCATCAACATTGAAAACGCCCCGTCGCTGCGCCGGAACATCGGCCAGATGCGCAAACTGCTCGAACAGTACGGCCACGTCGAACTGGAGGTCCAGTCCATGGCCGAGGTGGGCCAGTCGTGCACCCTGCGCGCCATCGAGGACCCGCTGCTGGGTCCCGTGGTGTCGTTCGGGCTGTCCGGGGATGCGGTGAACCTCCTCGACGATTGGGCGCACCGGGTGCCGCCGCTGTCCGTGGGCGACACGGCCGAACTGGTCCGCTCACCCCGGGCCGCCGTGAAGCTGTTTGGCTACGGGGGGCTGCCGGCCGGAAACGTTGCGGCGCTCGAGGACCTGGTTGCCCGGGTGGGGCTCATGAAGGACGAACACCCGGAAATTGCGTGGGTGGAGTTCAACCCGATCCTGGTGGGACCCAGCCGGGTGACGGTGCTCGCCGTCGAACTTCGCATCGGCAACCCGGCACGACGCACCGACAGCGCCCGCCGGGCCCTGGTTTCCTAG
- a CDS encoding DinB family protein translates to MPIIPDDKDWTWVLSAPCPECGFEAAKTTPAAVATAIPALLPRWQAALNRATADQRPDDSTWSVLEYAAHVRDVFDVFEARLQLMLTQENPVFANWDQDQAALDGNYAGLDAREVYHQLVQAGSDVADAFGSVTQEQWERRGLRSNGSEFTVLTLAGYFLHDVIHHLHDIDA, encoded by the coding sequence ATGCCTATCATTCCGGATGACAAAGACTGGACCTGGGTGCTGTCCGCACCGTGCCCGGAGTGCGGTTTCGAGGCGGCCAAAACCACCCCGGCCGCCGTCGCCACCGCCATCCCGGCCCTGCTGCCGCGCTGGCAGGCGGCCCTGAACCGGGCGACGGCGGACCAGCGCCCCGACGACTCAACGTGGTCGGTGCTTGAGTATGCCGCCCACGTCCGCGACGTCTTCGACGTGTTCGAGGCCCGTCTGCAACTCATGCTCACGCAGGAGAACCCGGTGTTTGCCAACTGGGACCAGGACCAGGCGGCCCTCGATGGGAACTATGCGGGGCTTGACGCCCGGGAGGTCTACCACCAACTGGTGCAGGCCGGCAGCGACGTGGCGGACGCCTTTGGCTCCGTCACACAGGAGCAGTGGGAGCGGCGCGGGCTGCGCAGCAACGGCTCGGAATTCACGGTGCTGACCCTGGCCGGCTACTTCCTGCACGACGTCATCCACCACCTGCACGACATCGACGCGTAG
- a CDS encoding DNA gyrase/topoisomerase IV subunit A codes for MAKRQQPANETMGEDFTENIVDIDVSSEMEGSFLEYAYSVIYSRALPDARDGLKPVQRRILYMMSEMGLRPDKGHVKSARVVGEVMGKLHPHGDTAIYDTMVRMAQDFSLRLPLIDGHGNFGSLDDGPAAPRYTEARMAAPALELTGNLGEDVVDFVPSYDNEMMQPSVLPAAYPNLLVNGASGIAVGMATNMAPHNLGEVIAAAQHLIANPEATLEDVMAYVPGPDLPSGGRIVGLQGIRDAYATGRGSFKTRATMAVEQLSPRRVGLVVTELPYLVGPEKVIEKIKDAINTKKLVGIADLVDLTDRKHGLRLVIEIKNGFNPAAVMAQLYRYTPMEDSFGINNVCLVDGQPQTLGLLPLLQVFVAHRIDVVRRRTAFRLGKKQDRLHLVEGMLLAIVDIDEVIQIIRSSDEVAAARERLMAIYDLSEIQTNYILDLQLRRLTRFSMVELEAERDELRREIAALEAILGSKELLHQLVSDELGEVAAKYSTPRRTVLLESEAMAPSVAKALAAAGPAGKGKVAPLALEIADDPCWVLLSASGQIARTSTAETLVEAGGRTKHDVFTSIIKTSARAEIGALTSLGRMLRLQVVDMPVLPPTNSLPNLAGGVAAKEFITLTKGETLIGFVPLNTVFAVGTAAGVVKRVTPEYPLNRDEWEYIMLKPRDVVVGAAVAVNDDDELVFITERAQLLRYSAANVRPQGRTAGGMAGIKLAADDSVLSFGVVSVADPDAVVVTVAGGQDALPGTPSGSAKVTAFTEYPAKGRATGGVRAHRFLKGEDRLMVSWAGHGPAKASTATGVARALPVEHGHRDGSGVALSAAIELVGPSVGGEGSHAAEPTPKAPPAAVSAPASDPAPIPEATQEAFELPLQ; via the coding sequence ATGGCCAAGCGCCAACAACCCGCCAATGAAACGATGGGCGAAGACTTCACCGAGAACATCGTTGACATTGACGTCTCCAGTGAAATGGAAGGTTCCTTCCTTGAGTACGCCTATTCGGTGATCTACTCCCGGGCGCTCCCCGATGCCCGGGACGGCCTGAAGCCGGTGCAGCGGCGCATCCTTTACATGATGAGCGAGATGGGCCTGCGCCCCGACAAGGGACACGTCAAGAGCGCCCGCGTGGTGGGCGAGGTCATGGGCAAGCTGCACCCGCACGGCGACACCGCCATCTACGACACCATGGTGCGCATGGCCCAGGACTTCTCCCTGCGCCTGCCCCTGATCGACGGGCACGGCAACTTTGGCTCGCTCGACGACGGCCCCGCCGCCCCCCGGTACACGGAGGCCCGCATGGCCGCCCCAGCCCTGGAGCTGACGGGCAACCTGGGCGAAGACGTGGTGGACTTCGTGCCCAGCTACGACAACGAGATGATGCAGCCCTCGGTGCTGCCGGCCGCGTACCCTAACCTTTTGGTCAACGGCGCCAGCGGCATTGCCGTGGGCATGGCCACCAACATGGCCCCGCACAACCTGGGCGAGGTCATTGCCGCCGCCCAGCACCTGATCGCCAACCCCGAGGCAACCCTTGAGGACGTCATGGCGTACGTCCCCGGGCCGGACCTGCCCTCGGGCGGGCGCATCGTGGGCCTGCAGGGCATCCGCGACGCCTACGCCACGGGCCGCGGCTCCTTCAAGACCCGGGCCACGATGGCCGTCGAACAGCTCTCCCCCCGCCGGGTGGGCCTGGTCGTCACCGAACTGCCGTACCTGGTGGGCCCGGAAAAGGTCATCGAGAAGATCAAGGACGCCATCAACACCAAGAAACTGGTGGGCATTGCGGACCTCGTGGACCTGACCGACCGCAAGCACGGGCTGCGCCTGGTCATCGAGATCAAGAACGGCTTCAACCCGGCCGCCGTCATGGCCCAGCTGTACCGCTACACCCCCATGGAAGACTCCTTCGGCATCAACAACGTCTGCCTCGTGGACGGGCAGCCGCAAACCCTGGGCCTGCTGCCGCTGCTGCAGGTCTTCGTGGCCCACCGCATCGACGTGGTCCGCCGCCGCACCGCGTTCCGGCTGGGCAAGAAGCAGGACCGCCTGCACCTGGTGGAGGGCATGCTGCTGGCCATCGTCGACATCGACGAGGTCATCCAGATCATCCGCAGCTCCGACGAGGTCGCGGCCGCCCGCGAACGCCTCATGGCCATCTACGACCTCTCCGAAATCCAGACCAACTACATCCTGGACCTGCAGCTGCGCCGGCTCACCCGCTTCTCCATGGTGGAGCTGGAGGCCGAACGCGACGAACTCCGCCGCGAAATCGCCGCCCTCGAAGCCATCCTCGGGTCGAAGGAACTGCTCCACCAGCTGGTCTCCGACGAACTCGGCGAGGTCGCGGCCAAGTACTCCACCCCGCGCCGCACCGTGCTGCTGGAATCCGAGGCCATGGCCCCGTCCGTCGCCAAGGCGCTGGCGGCCGCCGGCCCCGCGGGCAAGGGCAAGGTGGCCCCGCTGGCCCTGGAGATCGCCGACGACCCCTGCTGGGTGCTGCTGAGCGCCTCGGGGCAGATCGCGCGCACCTCCACGGCGGAGACGCTGGTCGAGGCCGGCGGGCGCACCAAGCACGACGTGTTCACCTCCATCATCAAAACCAGTGCCCGGGCCGAGATCGGCGCCCTGACCTCACTGGGCCGGATGCTGCGCCTGCAGGTCGTGGACATGCCCGTGCTGCCGCCCACCAACTCGCTGCCCAATCTGGCCGGCGGCGTGGCGGCCAAGGAATTCATCACGCTCACCAAGGGCGAAACCCTCATCGGCTTCGTGCCGCTCAACACGGTCTTCGCCGTGGGCACGGCCGCCGGCGTCGTCAAGCGGGTCACCCCCGAGTACCCGCTGAACCGGGACGAGTGGGAGTACATCATGCTCAAGCCCAGGGACGTCGTGGTGGGTGCCGCCGTGGCCGTGAACGACGACGACGAACTCGTCTTCATCACCGAACGCGCCCAACTGCTGCGCTACAGTGCCGCCAACGTGCGCCCGCAGGGCCGCACGGCCGGCGGCATGGCCGGAATCAAGCTTGCCGCGGACGATTCCGTGCTCAGCTTCGGCGTAGTGTCCGTTGCGGACCCCGACGCCGTGGTGGTCACGGTGGCCGGCGGGCAGGACGCCCTGCCCGGCACGCCGTCGGGCAGCGCGAAGGTCACCGCGTTCACCGAATACCCGGCCAAGGGGCGGGCCACCGGCGGCGTGCGCGCACACCGCTTCCTGAAGGGCGAGGACCGGCTAATGGTGTCCTGGGCGGGGCACGGCCCGGCCAAGGCGTCCACTGCCACCGGCGTGGCCCGGGCATTGCCCGTGGAGCACGGGCACCGGGACGGTTCCGGCGTGGCCCTGTCCGCGGCCATCGAACTGGTGGGACCCAGCGTGGGCGGAGAAGGCTCGCACGCAGCCGAGCCGACACCCAAGGCTCCCCCGGCTGCCGTCTCGGCGCCGGCGTCGGATCCGGCGCCAATTCCGGAGGCAACCCAGGAAGCATTTGAGCTGCCCCTCCAGTAA